tggatggatggatggatggatggatggattaGTTGGTTGGTAGATGGTAGATGGATAATTGGATGGACACATCCATCTCAATCCCCTGTCCATGGCAGCCGCAGAGAAGCCAGAAGAACTGCCCCTGCCTACAGAGGAACCAGAGCATGAGAAACCCAAAACTCCAGCACCCGCAACTGAGGCACTCCCAGCACGAGCAGTACTGGGGGACCTGAAGGTCACCAGTgtcagccccagctctgtgcagctgcagtggagcGTCCCCGAGGGCCCCTTTGACTCCTTCATGCTGCAGTACCGGGATGCCCAGGGCCAGCCTCAGGCCCTGCCCATCGATGGGGAATCTCGCTCTGTGACTGTGCCGGGACTGTCCCCTTCCCACCGGTACCGCTTCCACCTCTATgggctgaggggaaggaaaaagattGACCACGTCTCCACCGAAGCCATGACAGGTAAGGGGGAAGgtcaggggaaggaagggagagtGGATGTGTAGATGAATAATAATGGATGCATGAAGAGATGGAGGGAGCAAGGGATGGAGGAATGGGTGATTGGAGGAAGGGATGGAAAGCAtggttggatggatggatggatggatgcatggatggatggatggatggatggatggatggatggatgatggatgcCAGAATGAAGGATCCAGAATATGGAAGTGTGGATTGATGGATGAGTTGATTGGTTGGTAGGTGATAGACTGATNNNNNNNNNNNNNNNNNNNNNNNNNNNNNNNNNNNNNNNNNNNNNNNNNNNNNNNNNNNNNNNNNNNNNNNNNNNNNNNNNNNNNNNNNNNNNNNNNNNNNNNNNNNNNNNNNNNNNNNNNNNNNNNNNNNNNNNNNNNNNNNNNNNNNNNNNNNNNNNNNNNNNNNNNNNNNNNNNNNNNNNNNNNNNNNNNNNNNNNNNNNNNNNNNNNNNNNNNNNNNNNNNNNNNNNNNNNNNNNNNNNNNNNNNNNNNNNNNNNNNNNNNNNNNNNNNNNNNNNNNNNNNNNNNNNNNNNNNNNNNNNNNNNNNNNNNNNNNNNNNNNNNNNNNNNNNNNNNNNNNNNNNNNNNNNNNNNNNNNNNNNNNNNNNNNNNNNNNNNNNNNNNNNNNNNNNNNNNNNNNNNNNNNNNNNNNNNNNNNNNNNNNNNNNNNNNNNNNNNNNNNNNNNNNNNNNNNNNNNNNNNNNNNNNNNNNNNNNNNNNNNNNNNNNNNNNNNNNNNNNNNNNNNNNNNNNNNNNNNNNNNNNNNNNNNNNNNNNNNNNNNNNNNNNNNNNNNNNNNNNNNNNNNNNNNNNNNNNNNNNNNNNNNNNNNNNNNNNNNNNNNNNNNNNNNNNNNNNNNNNNNNNNNNNNNNNNNNNNNNNNNNNNNNNNNNNNNNNNNNNNNNNNNNNNNNNNNNNNNNNNNNNNNNNNNNNNNNNNNNNNNNNNNNNNNNNNNNNNNNNNNNNNNNNNNNNNNNNNNNNNNNNNNNNNNNNNNNNNNNNNNNNNNNNNNNNNNNNNNNNNNNNNNNNNNNNNNNNNNNNNNNNNNNNNNNNNNNNNNNNNNNNNNNNNNNNNNNNNNNNNNNNNNNNNNNNNNNNNNNNNNNNNNNNNNNNNNNNNNNNNNNNNNNNNNNNNNNNNNNNNNNNNNNNNNNNNNNNNNNNNNNNNNNNNNNNNNNNNNNNNNNNNNNNNNNNNNNNNNNNNNNNNNNNNNNNNNNNNNNNNNNNNNNNNNNNNNNNNNNNNNNNNNNNNNNNNNNNNNNNNNNNNNNNNNNNNNNNNNNNNNNNNNNNNNNNNNNNNNNNNNNNNNNNNNNNNNNNNNNNNNNNNNNNNNNNNNNNNNNNNNNNNNNNNNNNNNNNNNNNNNNNNNNNNNNNNNNNNNNNNNNNNNNNNNNNNNNNNNNNNNNNNNNNNNNNNNNNNNNNNNNNNNNNNNNNNNNNNNNNNNNNNNNNNNNNNNNNNNNNNNNNNNNNNNNNNNNNNNNNNNNNNNNNNNNNNNNNNNNNNNNNNNNNNNNNNNNNNNNNNNNNNNNNNNNNNNNNNNNNNNNNNNNNNNNNNNNNNNNNNNNNNNNNNNNNNNNNNNNNNNNNNNNNNNNNNNNNNNNNNNNNNNNNNNNNNNNNNNNNNNNNNNNNNNNNNNNNNNNNNNNNNNNNNNNNNNNNNNNNNNNNNNNNNNNNNNNNNNNNNNNNNNNNNNNNNNNNNNNNNNNNNNNNNNNNNNNNNNNNNNNNNNNNNNNNNNNNNNNNNNNNNNNNNNNNNNNNNNNNNNNNNNNNNNNNNNNNNNNNNNNNNNNNNNNNNNNNNNNNNNNNNNNNNNNNNNNNNNNNNNNNNNNNNNNNNNNNNNNNNNNNNNNNNNNNNNNNNNNNNNNNNNNNNNNNNNNNNNNNNNNNNNNNNNNNNNNNNNNNNNNNNNNNNNNNNNNNNNNNNNNNNNNNNNNNNNNNNNNNNNNNNNNNNNNNNNNNNNNNNNNNNNNNNNNNNNNNNNNNNNNNNNNNNNNNNNNNNNNNNNNNNNNNNNNNNNNNNNNNNNNNNNNNNNNNNNNNNNNNNNNNNNNNNNNNNNNNNNNNNNNNNNNNNNNNNNNNNNNNNNNNNNNNNNNNNNNNNNNNNNNNNNNNNNNNNNNNNNNNNNNNNNNNNNNNNNNNNNNNNNNNNNNNNNNNNNNNNNNNNNNNNNNNNNNNNNNNNNNNNNNNNNNNNNNNNNNNNNNNNNNNNNNNNNNNNNNNNNNNNNNNNNNNNNNNNNNNNNNNNNNNNNNNNNNNNNNNNNNNNNNNNNNNNNNNNNNNNNNNNNNNNNNNNNNNNNNNNNNNNNNNNNNNNNNNNNNNNNNNNNNNNNNNNNNNNNNNNNNNNNNNNNNNNNNNNNNNNNNNNNNNNNNNNNNNNNNNNNNNNNNNNNNNNNNNNNNNNNNNNNNNNNNNNNNNNNNNNNNNNNNNNNNNNNNNNNNNNNNNNNNNNNNNNNNNNNNNNNNNNNNNNNNNNNNNNNNNNNNNNNNNNNNNNNNNNNNNNNNNNNNNNNNNNNNNNNNNNNNNNNNNNNNNNNNNNNNNNNNNNNNNNNNNNNNNNNNNNNNNNNNNNNNNNNNNNNNNNNNNNNNNNNNNNNNNNNNNNNNNNNNNNNNNNNNNNNNNNNNNNNNNNNNNNNNNNNNNNNNNNNNNNNNNNNNNNNNNNNNNNNNNNNNNNNNNNNNNNNNNGGTCTCCAGTGtcacccccagctctgtgcagctgcagtggagcGTCCCTGAGGGCTCCTTTGACTCCTTCATGCTGCAGTACCGGGATGCCCATGGCCAGCCCCAGGCCCTGCCCATTGCTGGCGGGTCTCGCTCGGTGACggtgctggggctgtccccatcccaccGGTACCGATTCCACCGCTATGGgatgcacagaggaaaaattattaacCATGTTTCTAGTGATATCATCACATGTGAGAGGGAAATTCAGAGGAATGAAGGGATGAGAGATagatggagggatggagaggcaGAGACATCAAGAGGTGGATGAATCATGGGTTTCTATTCCCATCCCACCTCTACACCACATCATGGACTTTTCTAGTCGGGCATCATCCATTCAACCACTGACCAATTGAACCCCCACCATcatccatcatcatcatccctCATGATTCATCATCAGCCACCAACAATCCATGACCATCAGCAATATACATATTGGGTGAGGTGTTGGGTTGGGTGTTGGGTGTGTGGTAGGATTGATGAATGATGGATGGATAGCAGTTATGGACAGTGGGTATGGGGATTGTTGGGTAGATGATGGATGGATATATGGATGAATGAATGGACAGCCACACCCATCACTGTCCCCTCTGCATAGCAGCCACAGACAAGACAGAGGAGCCACCCTCACCCTCCGAGGAGCCCCAAACTGAAGCCCTGCCAACTGACAACAACCAGCCTGAGCATACCCAAAATGAGGTCCCCCTGGTgcgggcagtgctgggagagctgagagtcaccagtgtcacccctgactctgtgcagctgcagtggagcGTCCCTGAGGCCCCCTTTGACTCCTTCATGCTGCAGTACCGGGATgcccagggccagccccaggCCCTGCCCATCGATGGGGGATCTCGCTCCGTAACGGTGCCCGGGCTGTCCCCATCCCGCCGGTACCGCTTCCACCTCTATGGGCTGCGGGATGGGAAGAGGACCGACCGTGTCTCCACTGACATCGTCACAGGTAAGGGGGAAGGTCTGAAAGTGAAAGGGTTGGAGAGGTGGTTGTAGGGATGGAGAGATGGAGGAATCAAAGGATCCCATCCCAATCACATCCCTACCTGTCATTCAGTGTTCACTGACACCAGTATCATCCAATCAACCACTGACCTTTCCACTGGCCTATTAGCCAATATGCACAATCatccatcatcatcattatttaACGGGATAGATCCATGATCTTTCCATCACCTATCAGTGATCCCTCCATTCCCAGATGGCTCCACTTCTCCGCAGTTTCCAGCTTGGTAGTGCAGGATGTGTGGGAGTTTTAGCAAGGTAGAGGCATGGATGGATAGACAAATGATTATGTTGATGATTATGATGATTGTGATGATGGGTGGATGATGCTGGGTGATGGGAAATGGATAAACGATGGATGATGGAAGAAGAATGGATTGGCAATGGATGGACAGTGaatggaggatggatggatggatggatggatggatggatggatggatggatggatggatggaagtGATTGGGTGAATGATAGATGGACTTGTTGATGGACATCCAGATTCCCAGACCTATCACTATCCCCTCTCCATCAcagctgcagccaagccagaggagctgcccctgccctcaGAGGAGCCCAAGCCTGAGGTCATCTCATCAGATGCCCCACCAGcttgggcagagctgggggagctgaaggtctccagtgtcacccctgactctgtgcagctgcagtggagcGTCCCCAAGGGCCCCTTTGATTCCTTCATGCTGCAGTACCGGGATGTCCATGGCGAGCCCCAGGCCCTGCCCATCGATGGCAGGTCCCGCTCAGTGACGGTGCCGGGACTGTCCCCATCCCATCAGTACCGCTTCCACCTCTACGGGTTGCAAGGTGGGAAAAGGGTTGACCATGTGTCCACCGATGTCGTCACAGGTGAGGGGGGCTCAGGTCCCTTCTGCACCTGTGGTGCATCAAAGCTCTCAGACAGTCCTTCAAGTCTGGGGAGCCTGGGAAGTGCTTCTGGGGCTTGGGATTGGGGTGGGAATGTGAAGGCCAGAGGGATGGAGAGTAGAGGGATGTGTGGACCCATGGATGcatgatggatggatggatggatggatggatgatggatggatgatggatggatggatgcatgatggatgatggatgatggatgatggtggatggatggatggatggatggatggatggatggatggatggatggatgcatgatggatggatggaaggatggTTCAATGAACATGTCGATTCTCATGCCCATCATCATTCCCTCTCCATCACAGatgcagcagtgccagagaTGATGCCCATACCCTCAGTGGAGCCCCAACTTGAAGATCACAAACCTGAGCAACCCCAAACCGAGGTCGACCAGGGACAGGTTGCACTGGGGAAGTTGAGGGTCACCAACGTCACACCCAACTCCgtgcagctgcagtggagcATCTCTGAGGGCTCCTTCGACTCCTTTACACTGCAGTACAGGGATGCCCTGGGCCAGCCCCAAGCCCTGGCTGTTGATGGGGGGTCCCGCTCGGTGACAGTGCCTgggctgtccccatcccactggtATCGCTTCCACCTCTATGGAGTGCGGGGCAGGAAGAGGATTGACCGCGTCTCCACCGATGTTGTCACAGGTGAGGAGGAAGGTCAGAGGGTGGAAGGGTTGGGGAGATGGAAGTAGGGAAGGAGAGATTGAtggaaagctggagaaaaaggTGGATTATGATGGATGCCTGGAGGTTTGGATGGACTTATGAGAAGGATGGACATAAACATCATTGGGTTCCTGCAGAAATGGATAGTGAAAGGGTGGATGGAGGGCTGGGTACATGGGAGATGGATGATGTGGGTTATCAATCATTGATGATGGGAAGTATCAATCATTGAGCAGACATTTTCTGGGACTTGTGACTGTCAGATTGTAAATGGTGATGTGGAGGGGAAGGAACAATGGATGGAATTGGGCAGGTAAACTGGAGACAGCCTGGAGATGGACAGACGGCTGGGGTCATGGGAGTGTGGagtgatggatggatggatggatggatggatggatggatggatggatggatggatggatggaggtgAATATTGAATGAATCAAGATGATGGATGATGTTGATTATGACGATGATGAAGATGTGGGTAATGGCAGATGCTGGTGAGTAAGGCCATGGAAAAGTCAGTGGTTGAATGGTCAATGGGTGCTCAAGGACAGGTGAGGAGGGAATGGTGAGAAGTGACTGGGAGGAAATGATGCATGATGGATAACGGATATCTGAGTGGATGGTGGACAGACATACGGATGGACATACTGATGCACACACCCATCATTGTCCCCTCTCTATTGTTGCTGCAGCTGACCCAGAGGATCTGCCCCCACCCTCAATGGACACCCCAACTGAGGCCACTCCATCTGAGACCCCGTCAGCACGGGCAGTGTTGGGAGAGCTGAAGGTCTCCAGTGTCACACCCAactctgtgcagctgcactggACTGTCCCAGAGGGCCACTTTGACTCCTTCATGCTGCAGTACCGGGATgcccagggccagccccaggctctgcccatCAACAGCAGGTTGCGCTCGGTGACggtgccagggctgtccccatcccaccGGTACCGCTTCCACCTCTACGGGCTACGGGCCAGGAAGAAGATTGACCACGTCTCCACTGAGATTGTCATAGCTGACAGGGAAGGTCAGAGGATTAAGGGTGGGTGGATGGGTGGGTAGGTGAAACataatggatggatggatggatggatggatggatggatggatggatggatggatggatctTTGGATACCCATGTCCATCATCATCCCCTCTCCACCACAGCTGCAACTGTGCTAGAGGAGCTTCCCCTGCCCTCAGAGGAACCCCAAGATGAGAAACACCAAACTGAGGTCCCCACGTCTGCACCCACCCTGGCGCAGGCAGTGCTGAAGGAGCTGACAGTCTCCAGTGtcacccccagctctgtgcagctgcagtggagcGTCCCCAAGGGCTCCTTTGACTCCTTCATGCTGCAGTACCGGGATGTCCATGGCCAGCCCCAGGCCCTGCCCATTGATGGAGGGTCCCGCTCGGTGACGGTGCCGgggctgtccccatcccaccGGTACCGCTTCCACCTCTATGggctgaggggaaggaagaagattGCCCATGTTTCCACCGACATCGTCACAGGTGAGGAGGACGGTCAGAGGGGTGAGGGTGGATGAATGAAGGGATGAAGGAGGATGGGTGGAGGGAGAGATGGAGAGATCAAGTGATGGAGGAACGTGTGGGTGAATGAAGGGTACAGAGAGGTACAGGGGTGAGTGGATGGAGGATGGATCAgctgatggatggatgatggatggatggctTCTGAGTTGGTTGGTTGATCAgtggaggatggatggatggatggatggatggatggatggatggatgcatggatgatggatggatgatggatggatggatggatggatgcatggatgatggatggatggatggatggttggatggatggatggaatgatggatggatggatgaagaTGGATgaagatggatggatggatggatggatggatggatggatggatggatggatggatggatgatggatgctggatggatggatggatgaagatggatggatggacacaTGAATTCTCACATGCATCGTCACCCTGTCTCCATTGCAGCCACAACCAAGCCagaggagctgtccctgccctcagAGGAGCCCCATCCTGAGGACCCCAAAGGAAAAGACCCTCCAACTGAGGCCACCCCATCTGAGGTCCCCCTGGAACGGGCAGTGCTGAGCGATCTGAGGGTTTCCAATATCACCCCTGactctgtgcagctgcagtggagcGTCCCCAAGGGCTCCTTTGACTCCTTCATGCTGCAGTATCGGGATGCTGAGGGCCAGCCCCAGGCCCTGCCCATCGATGGCGGGTCTCGCTCGGTGACGGTGCCAGGCCTGTCCCCATCCCGCCGGTACCGCTTCCACCTCTACGGGCTGCAGGATGGGAAAAGGATTGACCACGTCTCCACTGAGACCACCActggtgaggggctgcagggattCCCCCAGGACCCCTCAGGGAGTGGAGCTGGagtggggacagggctgggagtggAGCCcagggggagctgggaggaacTGGGCTGTACTGGGGGAGCCAGAGAAATGAGGGGGACTAGGAAGCTCAGGTGACTGGGGGGGCACTGAGAACAGGGGAATTTAGGGGAAAGTGGGAGCTGGAAGCAACCAGGGATTGAAAGGGACTGGAAATAAGGGGGAGTGCAACACCTGGAGGGACCCCGATCAGCTGGGAACTGAGAGGAACTCGCAACAGCTGGCTAGCTCAGAACTAGACTGGCTAGAAAGGGGTCCTGGGGTAATCTGGGGCCTGGGTGAAACTGGGTGGAACTGGGGAGAACTGGGGCTGTGGTGGAGCTGAGGACTGGCAAAGACTGGGAGAAACTGGGCACTGAGGAGAATTTGGGAGCTACTTGGTAGCTGTGGGGATCTGTGAACTGGGAGAGACTGGGAATTTGGGGGAACTGGAGGAATATGGGGGATTAGTTATTGGGGCGACTGGGGGCAGTTTGAGAactgggggggatttgggagaGCTTAGTGGGGACCAGGGAGGGACAGTGGGGAATTGGGAGTAGAGGAGGATTGAGAGCAACTGGGGCTGTGGGTACCTGGGAGAACTGGGAGAAACTGGGAGCTGGGGGTAGCCAGAGGACTGCAGGGAACCAGAGATTAGGGGCAATGTAGCACTGGGAGGAACTGGCAGGAGAACTGGGGACAACTTGGGACAACTGGGGGGTGTGGGGGAAACAGGAGACAGGTGAACTGGGGGCAACTGGGGGCTCAGAGGCCTGGAGGAAACTGGGAGGGGATtgggaggcactgggagaactggggctgggaggaacGGAGGGAATTGAGGACTGAAGGGTCTGGGGGAAACAGGTCTGAGGGAGACTGATTGGGATGATGGGAAACTGGTCAGAGGGGGATTGGGGACTAGGGTGGAGCTGGGGACTGGTGAGGACTGGGGGGAAACTGGGCACTGGAGAGAACTCAGGGGCCTAGGGGAAACGGGGAGGATCTAGGGACTGGGAGGAACTGGAGGAAACAGGTCTTGCAGGCAGTGGGAGAAACTGGGGATGGAGAGTGACTGGGTTTTAGGAGTCTGGGGAAAATGAGGAGGATCTGGGGCAGAGTGTGGGCAGGGCCGGGGGGCCCGTGGGAGGGTTTGGGGTGTCAGCGGGGAGGGGAGGGTTGGGGTGGCaacagtggttttttttggggtgtcactggggggattttggggtgtcagCAGTGTATCCTTCCCCAGGTGCCCCAGGGACCCTCTGGGTGGGCTCTGTGTGGCCCCGCAGTGCCTGGCTGCACTGGGACGCCCCACACACCCCGCCTGATGGCTACGAGCTGATGTATGGCCCCCCCGGGGGACCCCAGCAGGTAACAGCCCCCCAAAGGAGCCTAAAAACCCTGGGAACACCCAGGGTGTCTCCCCAGTATCTCCTTAAGGGACCCCAATACCCCTCCTGGGAACCCCAATACTCCTTCAGCTATCCCAGTAACACCCCTGGGGACCCCAATATCACCCCAGGATACCTCATTACCCTCCTTCAGTAATGGCACTCCAATACACCTCCAGGGGACCCCAAAATGTCATATGCCTCCCTGGGGACTCCACTGTTATTCTCAGAGACCCTAATACCCCTCGTGCCCCCAGACCCTGTGGCTGCCTCCCGAGGCGACGTCGCGGCAGCTGTGGGGGCTGGAGCCGGCGAGACGCTATGGGGTGCGGTTGTGGGGCCGAGGGGGAGACCCCCAAACAGCCCCCCTGGAGGCCACCTTTGACACTCGTGAGTGGGGGGAGCTGGAGGGCGTGGAGGAATCACTGGAGGGGTGCACCTGCACCCCTGGGTCCTTTTctggggggtgggggaagcTCTGTCCCTTGGGTGGAGGGCTGCAACTTTGGGGGGCACCTGGGGACCCCNNNNNNNNNNNNNNNNNNNNNNNNNNNNNNNNNNNNNNNNNNNNNNNNNNNNNNNNNNNNNNNNNNNNNNNNNNNNNNNNNNNNNNNNNNNNNNNNNNNNNNNNNNNNNNNNNNNNNNNNNNNNNNNNNNNNNNNNNNNNNNNNNNNNNNNNNNNNNNNNNNNNNNNNNNNNNNNNNNNNNNNNNNNNNNNNNNNNNNNNNNNNNNNNNNNNNNNNNNNNNNNNNNNNNNNNNNNNNNNNNNNNNNNNNNNNNNNNNNNNNNNNNNNNNNNNNNNNNNNNNNNNNNNNNNNNNNNNNNNNNNNNNNNNNNNNNNNNNNNNNNNNNNNNNNNNNNNNNNNNNNNNNNNNNNNNNNNNNNNNNNNNNNNNNNNNNNNNNNNNNNNNNNNNNNNNNNNNNNNNNNNNNNNNNNNNNNNNNNNNNNNNNNNNNNNNNNNNNNNNNNNNNNNNNNNNNNNNNNNNNNNNNNNNNNNNNNNNNNNNNNNNNNNNNNNNNNNNNNNNNNNNNNNNNNNNNNNNNNNNNNNNNNNNNNNNNNNNNNNNNNNNNNNNNNNNNNNNNNNNNNNNNNNNNNNNNNNNNNNNNNNNNNNNNNNNNNNNNNNNNNNNNNNNNNNNNNNNNNNNNNNNNNNNNNNNNNNNNNNNNNNNNNNNNNNNNNNNNNNNNNNNNNNNNNNNNNNNNNNNNNNNNNNNNNNNNNNNNNNNNNNNNNNNNNNNNNNNNNNNNNNNNNNNNNNNNNNNNNNNNNNNNNNNNNNNNNNNNNNNNNNNNNNNNNNNNNNNNNNNNNNNNNNNNNNNNNNNNNNNNNNNNNNNNNNNNNNNNNNNNNNNNNNNNNNNNNNNNNNNNNNNNNNNNNNNNNNNNNNNNNNNNNNNNNNNNNNNNNNNNNNNNNNNNNNNNNNNNNNNNNNNNNNNNNNNNNNNNNNNNNNNNNNNNNNNNNNNNNNNNNNNNNNNNNNNNNNNNNNNNNNNNNNNNNNNNNNNNNNNNNNNNNNNNNNNNNNNNNNNNNNNNNNNNNNNNNNNNNNNNNNNNNNNNNNNNNNNNNNNNNNNNNNNNNNNNNNNNNNNNNNNNNNNNNNNNNNNNNNNNNNNNNNNNNNNNNNNNNNNNNNNNNNNNNNNNNNNNNNNNNNNNNNNNNNNNNNNNNNNNNNNNNNNNNNNNNNNNNNNNNNNNNNNNNNNNNNNNNNNNNNNNNNNNNNNNNNNNNNNNNNNNNNNNNNNNNNNNNNNNNNNNNNNNNNNNNNNNNNNNNNNNNNNNNNNNNNNNNNNNNNNNNNNNNNNNNNNNNNNNNNNNNNNNNNNNNNNNNNNNNNNNNNNNNNNNNNNNNNNNNNNNNNNNNNNNNNNNNNNNNNNNNNNNNNNNNNNNNNNNNNNNNNNNNNNNNNNNNNNNNNNNNNNNNNNNNNNNNNNNNNNNNNNNNNNNNNNNNNNNNNNNNNNNNNNNNNNNNNNNNNNNNNNNNNNNNNNNNNNNNNNNNNNNNNNNNNNNNNNNNNNNNNNNNNNNNNNNNNNNNNNNNNNN
The sequence above is a segment of the Parus major isolate Abel unplaced genomic scaffold, Parus_major1.1 Scaffold572, whole genome shotgun sequence genome. Coding sequences within it:
- the LOC107199317 gene encoding tenascin-X-like, with the protein product MAAAEKPEELPLPTEEPEHEKPKTPAPATEALPARAVLGDLKVTSVSPSSVQLQWSVPEGPFDSFMLQYRDAQGQPQALPIDGESRSVTVPGLSPSHRYRFHLYGLRGRKKIDHVSTEAMTGKGEGQGKEGRVDVVTPSSVQLQWSVPEGSFDSFMLQYRDAHGQPQALPIAGGSRSVTVLGLSPSHRYRFHRYGMHRGKIINHVSSDIITCEREIQRNEGMRDRWRDGEAETSRGLMNDGWIAVMDSGHTHHCPLCIAATDKTEEPPSPSEEPQTEALPTDNNQPEHTQNEVPLVRAVLGELRVTSVTPDSVQLQWSVPEAPFDSFMLQYRDAQGQPQALPIDGGSRSVTVPGLSPSRRYRFHLYGLRDGKRTDRVSTDIVTAAAKPEELPLPSEEPKPEVISSDAPPAWAELGELKVSSVTPDSVQLQWSVPKGPFDSFMLQYRDVHGEPQALPIDGRSRSVTVPGLSPSHQYRFHLYGLQGGKRVDHVSTDVVTDAAVPEMMPIPSVEPQLEDHKPEQPQTEVDQGQVALGKLRVTNVTPNSVQLQWSISEGSFDSFTLQYRDALGQPQALAVDGGSRSVTVPGLSPSHWYRFHLYGVRGRKRIDRVSTDVVTADPEDLPPPSMDTPTEATPSETPSARAVLGELKVSSVTPNSVQLHWTVPEGHFDSFMLQYRDAQGQPQALPINSRLRSVTVPGLSPSHRYRFHLYGLRARKKIDHVSTEIVIADREAATVLEELPLPSEEPQDEKHQTEVPTSAPTLAQAVLKELTVSSVTPSSVQLQWSVPKGSFDSFMLQYRDVHGQPQALPIDGGSRSVTVPGLSPSHRYRFHLYGLRGRKKIAHVSTDIVTATTKPEELSLPSEEPHPEDPKGKDPPTEATPSEVPLERAVLSDLRVSNITPDSVQLQWSVPKGSFDSFMLQYRDAEGQPQALPIDGGSRSVTVPGLSPSRRYRFHLYGLQDGKRIDHVSTETTTGAPGTLWVGSVWPRSAWLHWDAPHTPPDGYELMYGPPGGPQQTLWLPPEATSRQLWGLEPARRYGVRLWGRGGDPQTAPLEATFDTREWGELEGVFQRRQDGGTDFWRGWDSYARGFGNVSGEFWLGNEALHELTTATPTELRVDLRTARDSAFALYRDFAVGSAQERYRLRVGAFSGTAGDALSYHSGSPFSTKDRDSRDPRDRRDPSGRPHPPPCAVAYGGAWWYRNCHYANLNGRYGTPRDHQGIHWFPWKGFNVSIPFTEMKLRPQRG